From a single Botrytis cinerea B05.10 chromosome 16, complete sequence genomic region:
- the Bcdmats1 gene encoding Bcdmats1 has product MDCISGIQRQSSSSAHDIELASSTLPDKHLSPDALLWWNATSEIVRDLLVSGKYDLRQQTSAMMFYHTYIVPNLGAFPMDANQPPQWKSYMTDDFSPIEFSWNWGNAQGDVDRRVRFSIEAINKESGTVTDPWNQKATIDLVDRLEADVPEINVQWFYRLLKDFTPPKDVLSEDFISRFDPQQPRSSLFMAFELRDKMPVVKLYMMPFARAVGTSQTESAVIFESLSSFAHEMKWSSLQGLVQSLNLKSRSLGLDPFMIAFDCLSPQKSRMKIYARCPDIRLASVMETMSIFEDKSKISDGLKELQMLWDLVFSCGGQSHTDCLPHKAHITSGILYYFEVRPGSSKVTTKVYLPVKHYAKDDLSVAEGLQEFFRKRRGMQDQSAGDFMGVLNRMCTYRRLEKATGLQTYISCKIENDSLEITSYLSAEMYNEGRWSRGNPTV; this is encoded by the exons ATGGACTGTATCTCG GGTATTCAGCGACAGAGTAGCTCATCAGCTCATGATATTGAGCTTGCTTCTTCCACACTTCCAGATAAACACTTGTCTCCCGATGCTCTCCTCTGGTGGAATGCTACAAGTGAGATTGTACGGGACCTGCTTGTTTCCGGAAAATATGACTTGCGCCAACAGACTTCCGCCATGATGTTCTATCACACATACATCGTTCCCAATCTCGGTGCATTTCCGATGGATGCAAACCAGCCCCCTCAATGGAAAAGCTACATGACTGATGATTTCAGTCCCATCGAATTTAGCTGGAACTGGGGAAATGCACAAGGAGATGTTGATAGAAGAGTGCGCTTTAGTATTGAAGCTATTAACAAGGAATCCGGCACAGTTACCGATCCATGGAATCAGAAAGCTACTATTGATCTTGTTGACCGCCTTGAAGCTGATGTGCCGGAAATCAACGTGCAGTGGTTTTACCGTCTTCTTAAGGATTTCACTCCCCCAAAAGACGTTCTTTCTGAAGATTTTATATCCCGGTTCGATCCGCAACAACCCCGCTCAAGTTTATTCATGGCATTTGAACTGAGAGATAAGATGCCTGTTGTCAAGCTGTACATGATGCCGTTTGCAAGAGCAGTTGGAACATCTCAAACAGAATCTGCTGTTATTTTCGAATCTTTATCCAGTTTTGCtcatgaaatgaaatggtCATCCCTTCAAGGATTGGTTCAGTCTTTAAACTTGAAGAGCAGGTCACTCGGACTTGATCCATTCATGATTGCCTTTGATTGCCTTTCGCCCCAAAAGTCACGCATGAAGATATATGCTAGGTGTCCAGACATAAGACTGGCAAGCGTCATGGAAACTATGAGTATCTTCGAGGATAAGTCTAAAATTTCAGATGGCTTAAAAGAGCTTCAAATGTTGTGGGATCTGGTCTTTAGTTGTGGTGGCCAAAGTCATACCGACTGTCTTCCTCACAAAGCGCACATCACCTCAGGAATTCTCTATTACTTTGAAGTTCGTCCTGGTAGTTCCAAAGTTACCACAAAAGTTTACCTTCCGGTGAAACATTACGCAAAGGATGATCTCTCTGTTGCTGAAGGACTGCAAGAGTTCTTCAGGAAACGCAGAGGTATGCAAGACCAGAGTGCAGGGGACTTCATGGGTGTGTTGAATCGAATGTGCACTTACCGTCGCCTAGAAAAGGCCACTGGGCTACAGACGTACATTTCATGCAAAATCGAGAATGACTCTTTGGAAATCACCTCTTATCTGAGTGCCGAGATGTACAATGAGGGGCGTTGGTCACGCGGGAATCCTACCGTTTAG